One stretch of Enterobacter sp. RHBSTW-00994 DNA includes these proteins:
- the dnaJ gene encoding molecular chaperone DnaJ, giving the protein MAKQDYYEILGVPKTAEEREIKKAYKRLAMKFHPDRNQGDKEAEAKFKEIKEAYEILTDAQKRAAYDQYGHAAFEQGGMGGGGFGGGGFGGGADFGDIFGDVFGDIFGGGRGRQRAARGADLRYNMDLSLEEAVRGVTKEIRIPTLEECDICHGSGAKAGTQPQTCPTCHGSGQVQMRQGFFAVQQACPHCHGRGTLIKDPCTKCHGHGRVEKTKTLSVKIPAGVDTGDRIRLTGEGEAGEHGAPAGDLYVQVQVKQHPIFEREGNNLYCEVPINFAMAALGGEIEVPTLDGRVKLKVPGETQTGKLFRMRGKGVKSVRGGAQGDLLCRVVVETPVGLNEKQKQLLKDLQDSFGGPTGEKNSPRSKSFFDGVKKFFDDLTR; this is encoded by the coding sequence ATGGCGAAGCAAGACTATTACGAGATTTTAGGCGTTCCGAAAACTGCGGAAGAGCGTGAAATCAAAAAGGCGTATAAGCGCCTGGCTATGAAATTCCACCCGGACCGTAACCAGGGGGACAAAGAGGCCGAAGCCAAATTTAAAGAGATCAAAGAAGCTTACGAAATCCTGACTGACGCACAGAAACGTGCAGCCTACGACCAGTACGGTCACGCGGCCTTTGAACAAGGCGGCATGGGAGGCGGTGGATTTGGTGGCGGCGGTTTTGGCGGCGGCGCAGATTTTGGCGATATCTTTGGCGATGTGTTCGGCGATATCTTCGGCGGCGGTCGTGGACGTCAGCGAGCAGCTCGTGGTGCGGATCTGCGTTACAACATGGATCTGTCTCTTGAAGAAGCGGTACGGGGCGTGACCAAAGAGATCCGCATTCCGACGCTGGAAGAGTGTGATATCTGTCATGGCAGCGGCGCGAAAGCAGGAACGCAACCACAGACCTGTCCAACCTGTCACGGTTCAGGCCAGGTGCAGATGCGTCAGGGCTTCTTTGCAGTACAGCAGGCCTGTCCGCACTGTCATGGTCGCGGTACGCTGATTAAAGACCCATGCACTAAGTGTCATGGTCATGGTCGCGTTGAGAAAACCAAAACCTTGTCCGTTAAAATCCCGGCGGGTGTCGATACGGGCGACCGTATCCGTCTGACAGGCGAAGGCGAAGCGGGTGAGCATGGCGCACCAGCAGGCGATCTGTACGTTCAGGTTCAGGTGAAGCAGCATCCAATCTTCGAGCGCGAAGGCAATAACCTGTACTGTGAAGTGCCAATTAACTTTGCGATGGCAGCGCTTGGCGGTGAAATCGAAGTACCGACACTGGATGGACGCGTCAAACTGAAAGTACCGGGCGAAACGCAGACAGGAAAACTGTTCCGCATGCGCGGCAAAGGTGTGAAATCAGTCCGCGGTGGAGCGCAAGGCGACTTGCTGTGCCGCGTTGTGGTTGAAACGCCTGTGGGCCTGAATGAGAAACAAAAACAACTGTTGAAGGATTTGCAGGATAGCTTTGGTGGCCCAACGGGTGAAAAAAATAGCCCGCGCTCCAAAAGCTTCTTTGATGGCGTGAAAAAATTCTTTGATGATTTGACCCGCTAA
- the nhaA gene encoding Na+/H+ antiporter NhaA yields the protein MKLLHQFFRNEASGGIILIIAAVTAMVLANLGATRDLYHAFLETPVELRVGILEINKNMLLWINDALMAVFFLLVGLEVKRELVQGSLASRQRAAFPVIAAIGGMVVPALLFLAFNYQDPVARHGWAIPAATDIAFALGVLALLGNRVPVALKIFLMALAIIDDLGAIVIIALFYTSELSILSLSVAAAAIVVLALLNICNVRRIGIYVLVGIILWTAVLKSGVHATLAGVIVGFFVPLKAQEGKSPAKQLEHMLHPWVAFMILPLFAFANAGVSLDGVTLEGLTSMLPLGIAAGLLIGKPLGIGLFCWLALKLKLASLPQGTTCKQIMAVGVLCGIGFTMSIFISTLAFGAHAPELIVWAKLGILIGSLLAAVIGFTLLKMKLPGHLGQA from the coding sequence GTGAAACTTCTACATCAATTCTTCCGCAATGAAGCATCCGGCGGCATCATTTTAATTATTGCTGCTGTGACGGCGATGGTGTTGGCCAACCTGGGTGCAACACGCGACTTGTACCACGCATTTCTGGAAACCCCTGTTGAACTTCGGGTCGGTATTCTGGAAATCAATAAAAACATGCTGCTGTGGATCAATGATGCGTTAATGGCTGTGTTCTTCCTGTTGGTGGGGCTGGAAGTCAAACGTGAGCTGGTTCAGGGATCGCTTGCCAGCCGTCAGCGCGCCGCATTTCCGGTGATTGCGGCAATCGGCGGAATGGTTGTTCCGGCACTTCTTTTCCTGGCCTTTAACTATCAGGACCCGGTTGCCCGCCACGGTTGGGCTATCCCGGCGGCAACGGACATTGCCTTTGCTCTCGGTGTCCTGGCGTTACTGGGAAATCGTGTCCCGGTAGCGTTGAAAATTTTCCTGATGGCGCTGGCGATCATTGATGACCTCGGGGCAATCGTCATTATCGCGTTGTTCTACACCAGCGAACTGTCGATATTGTCATTAAGCGTTGCTGCTGCTGCGATTGTTGTGTTGGCGCTGTTGAATATCTGCAATGTTCGCCGCATTGGTATTTATGTCCTCGTGGGGATCATCCTGTGGACTGCCGTGTTGAAATCGGGCGTGCATGCGACCCTGGCGGGTGTCATTGTGGGCTTCTTCGTGCCACTTAAGGCTCAGGAGGGGAAATCGCCTGCCAAACAGCTTGAGCATATGCTCCATCCCTGGGTTGCCTTCATGATCCTGCCGCTGTTTGCCTTTGCTAACGCGGGTGTTTCGCTGGATGGAGTGACGCTGGAAGGCCTGACCTCAATGCTGCCGTTAGGTATTGCTGCGGGTCTGCTTATTGGTAAGCCATTGGGTATTGGCCTTTTCTGCTGGCTGGCGCTTAAACTTAAACTCGCTTCATTGCCTCAGGGAACAACCTGCAAGCAGATTATGGCGGTAGGCGTGTTGTGCGGCATCGGATTTACCATGTCGATTTTCATCTCGACGCTGGCATTTGGCGCTCATGCGCCTGAGCTTATCGTGTGGGCTAAACTCGGTATCTTAATCGGGTCATTACTGGCGGCAGTGATTGGTTTTACGTTGCTGAAGATGAAATTGCCGGGACACCTAGGTCAGGCATAA
- the nhaR gene encoding transcriptional activator NhaR codes for MSHLNYNHLYYFWHVYKEGSVVGAAEALYLTPQTITGQIKALEERLQGKLFKRKGRGIEPSELGELVFRYADKMFTLSQEMLDIVNYRKESNLLFDVGVADALSKRLVSGVLDAAVVEDEQIHLRCFESTHEMLLEQLSQHKLDMIISDCPIDSTQQEGLFSVKIGECGVSFWCINPPPEKPFPACLEERRLLVPGRRSMLGRKLLNWFNSQGLKVEILGEFDDAALMKAFGEAHNAIFVAPTLYAHDLYADHKITEIGRVDNVMEEYHAIFAERMIQHPAVQRICNRDYSALFTPPVM; via the coding sequence ATGTCTCATTTAAATTACAACCATCTGTACTACTTCTGGCATGTCTATAAAGAAGGGTCGGTCGTCGGTGCTGCAGAAGCCCTCTACCTGACGCCACAGACCATTACCGGGCAGATAAAAGCCCTGGAAGAGCGTCTGCAAGGGAAGCTATTTAAGCGTAAAGGCCGCGGTATTGAGCCGAGCGAGTTGGGAGAACTGGTGTTCCGTTATGCGGATAAGATGTTTACCCTCAGCCAGGAGATGCTCGATATCGTGAATTATCGCAAAGAGTCGAATTTGCTCTTTGATGTGGGCGTGGCCGATGCGTTATCAAAACGTCTGGTGAGCGGGGTGCTGGATGCGGCTGTCGTGGAGGATGAACAGATCCATCTGCGCTGCTTTGAATCCACGCATGAGATGCTGCTGGAGCAATTGAGTCAACACAAGCTGGATATGATTATTTCGGATTGTCCGATTGATTCCACCCAGCAGGAAGGATTGTTCTCGGTGAAGATTGGTGAATGCGGCGTGAGTTTCTGGTGTATTAATCCGCCACCGGAAAAACCCTTCCCGGCTTGCCTTGAGGAGCGTCGTTTGCTGGTTCCCGGAAGGCGTTCCATGCTTGGCCGTAAGCTGCTGAACTGGTTTAACTCCCAGGGGCTTAAGGTTGAGATCCTCGGTGAGTTTGATGATGCTGCGCTGATGAAAGCGTTTGGCGAAGCACATAATGCTATCTTCGTTGCGCCCACACTCTATGCGCATGATCTCTATGCGGATCACAAAATTACGGAGATTGGACGGGTAGACAACGTCATGGAAGAGTATCACGCGATTTTCGCAGAAAGGATGATTCAGCACCCGGCAGTACAGCGTATCTGCAACCGTGATTATTCGGCGCTCTTTACGCCCCCGGTAATGTAA
- the rpsT gene encoding 30S ribosomal protein S20, producing MANIKSAKKRAIQSEKARKHNASRRSMMRTFIKKVYAAIEAGDKAAAQNAFNEMQPIVDRQAAKGLIHKNKAARHKANLTAQINKLA from the coding sequence TTGGCTAATATCAAATCAGCTAAGAAACGTGCCATCCAGTCTGAAAAGGCTCGTAAGCACAATGCAAGCCGTCGCTCTATGATGCGTACTTTCATCAAGAAAGTATACGCAGCAATCGAAGCTGGCGACAAAGCTGCTGCACAGAATGCATTTAACGAAATGCAACCAATCGTGGATCGTCAGGCTGCTAAAGGTCTGATCCACAAAAACAAAGCAGCGCGTCATAAAGCAAACTTGACCGCGCAGATCAACAAACTGGCTTAA
- the ribF gene encoding bifunctional riboflavin kinase/FAD synthetase, whose amino-acid sequence MKLIRGIHNLSNAPHGCVLTIGNFDGVHRGHQALLQGLRKEGQARGLPVVVMIFEPQPLELFAGDKSPARLTRLREKLRYLAECGVDYVLCVRFDRRFAALTAQNFVGDLLVKQLGVQFLAVGDDFRFGAGRQGDFLLLQKAGLEYGFDVTSAMTFCEGGVRVSSTAVRQALADDELETAENLLGHPFTISGRVVHGDALGRTIGFPTANIPLRRQVSPVKGVYAVEVTGLGDTPFFGVANIGTRPTIAGVRQQLEVHLLDVVMDLYGRHIDVILRKKIRNEQRFGSLDELKAQIARDELTAREFFGLSNPA is encoded by the coding sequence ATGAAGCTGATACGCGGCATACATAATCTCAGTAACGCCCCTCATGGGTGCGTGCTGACTATTGGTAATTTCGACGGCGTGCATCGTGGGCATCAGGCGCTGTTGCAGGGATTGCGTAAAGAGGGGCAGGCCCGTGGTCTGCCCGTCGTAGTAATGATATTCGAGCCACAGCCGCTGGAGCTGTTTGCGGGCGATAAATCGCCCGCACGCCTGACTCGCCTGCGTGAGAAATTGCGCTATCTGGCGGAGTGCGGTGTGGACTACGTACTCTGTGTACGTTTCGACCGTCGCTTTGCCGCGCTGACAGCACAAAATTTTGTTGGCGACCTGTTGGTCAAGCAGCTTGGCGTGCAGTTTCTCGCTGTGGGCGATGATTTCCGCTTTGGCGCTGGTCGTCAGGGCGATTTCTTGTTATTACAGAAGGCTGGTCTGGAGTACGGTTTTGACGTCACCAGTGCGATGACGTTCTGTGAAGGCGGCGTTCGTGTCAGCAGCACGGCGGTTCGCCAGGCGCTGGCAGATGATGAACTGGAAACGGCAGAAAATCTGCTGGGGCATCCATTCACCATTTCAGGCCGTGTAGTACACGGTGATGCGCTGGGCCGTACGATAGGTTTCCCGACGGCGAATATACCGCTACGTCGTCAGGTATCCCCGGTTAAAGGGGTCTATGCGGTAGAAGTGACCGGACTGGGCGATACGCCATTCTTCGGTGTCGCCAATATTGGCACACGTCCAACCATTGCCGGTGTGCGACAGCAGCTGGAAGTCCATCTGCTGGATGTTGTAATGGACCTCTATGGTCGCCATATAGATGTAATCCTGCGTAAAAAAATACGCAATGAGCAGCGATTTGGTTCGCTGGATGAACTTAAAGCACAAATCGCGCGAGATGAATTAACCGCCCGCGAGTTTTTTGGGCTATCAAACCCGGCTTAA
- the ileS gene encoding isoleucine--tRNA ligase: protein MSDYKSTLNLPETGFPMRGDLAKREPGMLARWTDDDLYGIIRAAKKGKKTFILHDGPPYANGSIHIGHSVNKILKDIIVKSKGLTGFDSPYVPGWDCHGLPIELKVEQEFGKPGEKFTAAEFRAKCREYAANQVDGQRKDFIRLGVLGDWSHPYLTMDFKTEANIIRALGKIIGNGHLHKGAKPVHWCVDCRSALAEAEVEYYDKTSPSIDVAFQAVDQDAVKAKFGVSSVNGPISLVIWTTTPWTLPANRAISLSGEFEYALVQVEGQAVILAKDLVESVLKRAHISEYSILGTVNGAELELMRFKHPFLDFDVPAILGDHVTLEAGTGAVHTAGGHGPDDYNISLKYGLEIANPVGPDGSYLPGTYPSLDGINVFKANDIIVDMLRTSGALLHVEKMQHSYPCCWRHKSPIIFRATPQWFVSMDQKGLREQSLKEIKGVQWIPDWGQARIESMVANRPDWCISRQRTWGVPMSLFVHKETQELHPRTLELMEEVAKRVEVDGIQAWWDLDSRDILGADADNYEKVPDTLDVWFDSGSTHSSVVDVRPEFSGHAADMYLEGSDQHRGWFMSSLMISTAMKGKAPYRQVLTHGFTVDGQGRKMSKSIGNTVSPQDVMNKLGADILRLWVASTDYTGEMAVSDEILKRAADSYRRIRNTARFLLANLNGFDPVKDMVQPEEMVVLDRWAVGCAKAAQDDILKAYESYDFHEVVQRLMRFCSIEMGSFYLDIIKDRQYTAKADSVARRSCQTALFHIAEALVRWMAPIMSFTADEIWGYLPGDREKYVFTGEWYEGLFDLSGTETMNDAFWDELLKVRGEVNKVIEQARADKKVGGSLEAAVTLYAEPELATKLTALGDELRFVLLTSGAKVADYADASADAQQSELLKGLKIALSKADGEKCPRCWHYTTDVGQVAEHAEICGRCVSNVAGDGEKRKFA, encoded by the coding sequence ATGAGTGACTATAAATCAACCCTGAATTTGCCGGAAACAGGGTTCCCGATGCGCGGCGATCTCGCCAAGCGCGAACCGGGAATGCTGGCGCGTTGGACCGATGATGACCTGTACGGCATCATTCGTGCAGCCAAAAAAGGCAAAAAAACCTTCATTCTGCATGATGGCCCTCCATATGCGAATGGCAGCATTCATATTGGTCACTCTGTAAACAAGATTCTGAAAGACATTATCGTGAAGTCCAAAGGACTCACGGGTTTTGACTCGCCTTATGTTCCAGGCTGGGACTGCCACGGTCTGCCAATTGAGCTGAAAGTGGAGCAGGAATTCGGCAAGCCGGGTGAGAAATTCACCGCAGCGGAATTCCGCGCAAAATGCCGCGAATACGCTGCAAACCAGGTTGATGGTCAGCGTAAAGACTTTATCCGTCTTGGCGTACTGGGCGACTGGTCACATCCGTACCTGACCATGGACTTCAAAACCGAAGCCAACATCATCCGTGCGCTGGGCAAAATCATCGGTAACGGCCACCTGCACAAAGGCGCGAAGCCAGTGCACTGGTGTGTAGATTGCCGTTCTGCACTGGCAGAAGCGGAAGTTGAGTATTACGACAAAACGTCACCATCCATTGATGTGGCTTTCCAGGCCGTTGACCAGGATGCCGTAAAAGCCAAATTTGGCGTGTCATCTGTAAACGGCCCAATCTCTCTGGTTATCTGGACGACCACTCCGTGGACACTGCCAGCAAACCGAGCGATCTCCCTGTCTGGTGAATTTGAATATGCGCTGGTACAGGTTGAAGGTCAGGCGGTTATCCTGGCGAAAGATCTGGTCGAAAGCGTACTGAAGCGCGCACATATCAGCGAATACAGCATTCTGGGTACTGTGAATGGCGCTGAGCTGGAGCTGATGCGCTTCAAACACCCGTTCCTGGACTTCGATGTCCCGGCAATCCTGGGTGACCACGTTACGCTGGAAGCCGGTACGGGCGCAGTCCATACCGCAGGCGGTCACGGTCCTGACGACTACAATATCAGCCTGAAATACGGTCTGGAAATCGCCAACCCGGTTGGTCCTGACGGCTCTTACCTGCCAGGAACATACCCGTCTCTGGATGGCATTAACGTCTTCAAAGCAAACGACATCATCGTCGACATGCTGCGTACCAGTGGCGCGTTGCTGCACGTTGAGAAGATGCAACACAGCTATCCGTGCTGCTGGCGTCACAAGTCGCCAATCATCTTCCGTGCAACGCCGCAGTGGTTCGTAAGCATGGATCAGAAAGGCCTGCGCGAGCAGTCTCTGAAAGAGATCAAAGGCGTACAGTGGATCCCGGACTGGGGCCAGGCGCGTATCGAATCCATGGTGGCAAACCGTCCTGACTGGTGTATCTCCCGTCAGCGTACCTGGGGTGTGCCGATGTCTCTGTTTGTCCACAAAGAGACACAGGAGTTGCATCCGCGTACCCTGGAATTGATGGAAGAAGTGGCGAAGCGCGTTGAAGTTGACGGCATTCAGGCATGGTGGGATCTCGACTCCCGCGACATCCTGGGTGCAGATGCGGATAACTACGAGAAAGTGCCAGATACCCTGGACGTATGGTTCGATTCAGGATCAACCCACTCCTCAGTGGTTGATGTGCGTCCGGAGTTTAGCGGCCATGCGGCAGATATGTATCTGGAAGGTTCTGACCAACACCGTGGCTGGTTTATGTCATCTCTGATGATCTCTACCGCGATGAAGGGCAAAGCGCCATATCGCCAGGTACTGACTCACGGTTTCACCGTGGATGGTCAGGGCCGTAAAATGTCCAAGTCCATCGGTAACACCGTCTCTCCTCAGGATGTGATGAACAAACTCGGCGCGGATATCCTGCGTCTGTGGGTGGCATCGACTGACTATACCGGCGAAATGGCCGTGTCGGATGAGATCCTGAAACGTGCTGCCGACAGTTATCGTCGTATCCGTAACACCGCGCGCTTCTTGCTGGCAAACCTGAATGGGTTTGACCCAGTAAAAGACATGGTACAGCCGGAAGAGATGGTGGTGCTGGATCGCTGGGCTGTAGGCTGCGCGAAAGCGGCTCAGGACGATATCCTGAAAGCCTATGAATCTTACGATTTCCACGAAGTGGTACAGCGCCTGATGCGCTTCTGCTCCATTGAGATGGGCTCGTTCTACCTCGATATCATCAAAGACCGCCAGTACACCGCGAAAGCGGACAGCGTAGCCCGTCGTAGCTGCCAGACTGCGCTGTTCCACATTGCAGAAGCACTGGTACGCTGGATGGCGCCTATCATGTCCTTCACTGCGGATGAAATCTGGGGCTACTTGCCAGGCGATCGTGAGAAATATGTCTTCACGGGCGAATGGTACGAAGGTCTGTTTGATCTCTCTGGCACTGAAACCATGAACGATGCATTCTGGGATGAGCTGCTGAAAGTTCGTGGTGAAGTGAATAAGGTCATCGAGCAGGCTCGTGCTGACAAGAAAGTCGGCGGCTCTCTGGAAGCGGCAGTGACGCTGTATGCAGAACCTGAGCTGGCGACGAAACTGACAGCGCTGGGTGATGAATTACGATTTGTCCTGTTGACCTCTGGTGCAAAAGTTGCGGATTATGCCGACGCTTCTGCAGATGCACAGCAGAGCGAGTTGCTCAAAGGGCTGAAAATTGCTCTGAGCAAAGCCGACGGTGAGAAATGCCCGCGTTGCTGGCATTACACAACGGATGTCGGTCAGGTGGCGGAACACGCAGAAATCTGCGGACGCTGTGTGAGCAACGTCGCCGGAGACGGCGAGAAACGTAAGTTTGCCTGA
- the lspA gene encoding signal peptidase II: MSKSLCSTGLRWLWLVVVVLIIDLGSKYLILQNFALGETVPLFPSLNLHYARNYGAAFSFLADSGGWQRWFFAGIALGICVVLSVLMYRSKATQKLNNIAYALIIGGALGNLFDRLWHGFVVDMIDFYVGDWHFATFNLADSAICIGAALIVLEGFLPNAAAKKQA, from the coding sequence ATGAGTAAATCTCTCTGTTCAACAGGACTGCGCTGGCTGTGGCTGGTGGTGGTAGTGCTGATTATTGATTTGGGCAGCAAGTATCTGATCCTCCAGAATTTCGCTCTGGGGGAGACAGTGCCGCTGTTCCCGTCTCTTAACCTGCACTATGCCCGTAACTACGGTGCGGCATTCAGCTTCCTTGCTGACAGCGGTGGCTGGCAGCGCTGGTTCTTCGCCGGTATCGCGCTCGGTATCTGCGTTGTACTGTCGGTGCTGATGTACCGTTCGAAGGCGACGCAAAAACTGAATAACATTGCTTATGCTCTGATCATCGGTGGTGCATTAGGCAACCTGTTTGATCGTCTGTGGCATGGTTTTGTTGTCGATATGATCGACTTCTATGTCGGCGACTGGCACTTTGCAACCTTTAACCTGGCCGATAGCGCAATATGTATCGGTGCGGCGTTAATTGTGCTGGAAGGCTTCTTGCCGAACGCAGCTGCGAAAAAACAGGCGTAA